One region of Zingiber officinale cultivar Zhangliang chromosome 7B, Zo_v1.1, whole genome shotgun sequence genomic DNA includes:
- the LOC122006576 gene encoding transcription factor Pur-alpha 1-like isoform X1, which translates to MEGGAGGGVDVELVSKTLQFEHKLFYFDLKENPRGRYLKISEKTSATRSTIIVPVDGVAWFVELFGYYIGTDEQDAFSKELKLDSKAFFFDIGENKRGRFLKISESSVNRNRSTIIVPAGSSEEGWAAFRNVLQEIHEEVSRLFMVANQQQHMEPLERLSGLSDDVGAGFISGHSAHSVSGSELNVERLVDMHAHDDIGGMGMSKVIRVDQKRFFFDLGNNIRGHFLRISEVTGADRSSIILPLSGLKQFHEMVGHFVEITKDRLEGIAGANARTLEPAQR; encoded by the exons ATGGAGGGCGGAGCTGGCGGCGGGGTCGACGTGGAGTTGGTCTCCAAGACGCTGCAGTTCGAACACAAGCTCTTTTACTTCGATTTGAAGGAGAACCCGAGGGGAAGGTACCTGAAGATTTCCGAGAAGACATCGGCCACGAGGTCGACCATCATCGTCCCCGTCGACGGCGTCGCTTGGTTCGTCGAGTTATTTGGATACTACATCGGCACTGACGAGCAGGACGCCTTCAGCAAGGAGCTCAAGCTCGATTCCAAG GCGTTTTTTTTCGACATTGGCGAAAATAAAAGAGGCCGCTTTTTGAAG ATATCCGAGTCATCTGTCAATAGGAACCGGAGTACAATCATTGTTCCAGCTGGAAGTTCAGAAGAAGGATGGGCCGCATTTAGGAATGTGTTACAAGAGATACATGAAGAGGTCTCGCGACTTTTCATGGTAGCAAACCAG CAGCAACATATGGAACCTCTTGAGCGACTCTCAGGTCTTTCAGATGATGTCGGTGCTGGATTTATATCAGGTCACAGTGCTCACTCGGTATCTGGTTCTGAATTAAACGTTGAACGTCTGGTAGATATGCATGCACATGATGATATCGGAGGTATGGGAATGTCGAAAGTAATTAGGGTCGATCAGAAGAGGTTCTTCTTTGATTTGGGCAACaacattagaggtcatttcttgaGGATATCTGAG GTTACTGGGGCTGATCGCTCATCCATCATCCTCCCTCTGTCTGGTCTGAAGCAGTTCCACGAAATGGTTGGCCATTTTGTCGAGATAACAAAGGACAGACTTGAAGGGATAGCCGGTGCAAATGCCCGAACTCTGGAGCCTGCACAGAGATGA
- the LOC122006576 gene encoding transcription factor Pur-alpha 1-like isoform X2, with amino-acid sequence MEGGAGGGVDVELVSKTLQFEHKLFYFDLKENPRGRYLKISEKTSATRSTIIVPVDGVAWFVELFGYYIGTDEQDAFSKELKLDSKAFFFDIGENKRGRFLKISESSVNRNRSTIIVPAGSSEEGWAAFRNVLQEIHEEVSRLFMVANQQHMEPLERLSGLSDDVGAGFISGHSAHSVSGSELNVERLVDMHAHDDIGGMGMSKVIRVDQKRFFFDLGNNIRGHFLRISEVTGADRSSIILPLSGLKQFHEMVGHFVEITKDRLEGIAGANARTLEPAQR; translated from the exons ATGGAGGGCGGAGCTGGCGGCGGGGTCGACGTGGAGTTGGTCTCCAAGACGCTGCAGTTCGAACACAAGCTCTTTTACTTCGATTTGAAGGAGAACCCGAGGGGAAGGTACCTGAAGATTTCCGAGAAGACATCGGCCACGAGGTCGACCATCATCGTCCCCGTCGACGGCGTCGCTTGGTTCGTCGAGTTATTTGGATACTACATCGGCACTGACGAGCAGGACGCCTTCAGCAAGGAGCTCAAGCTCGATTCCAAG GCGTTTTTTTTCGACATTGGCGAAAATAAAAGAGGCCGCTTTTTGAAG ATATCCGAGTCATCTGTCAATAGGAACCGGAGTACAATCATTGTTCCAGCTGGAAGTTCAGAAGAAGGATGGGCCGCATTTAGGAATGTGTTACAAGAGATACATGAAGAGGTCTCGCGACTTTTCATGGTAGCAAACCAG CAACATATGGAACCTCTTGAGCGACTCTCAGGTCTTTCAGATGATGTCGGTGCTGGATTTATATCAGGTCACAGTGCTCACTCGGTATCTGGTTCTGAATTAAACGTTGAACGTCTGGTAGATATGCATGCACATGATGATATCGGAGGTATGGGAATGTCGAAAGTAATTAGGGTCGATCAGAAGAGGTTCTTCTTTGATTTGGGCAACaacattagaggtcatttcttgaGGATATCTGAG GTTACTGGGGCTGATCGCTCATCCATCATCCTCCCTCTGTCTGGTCTGAAGCAGTTCCACGAAATGGTTGGCCATTTTGTCGAGATAACAAAGGACAGACTTGAAGGGATAGCCGGTGCAAATGCCCGAACTCTGGAGCCTGCACAGAGATGA
- the LOC122006577 gene encoding ADP-ribosylation factor 1-like produces MGLTFAKLFSRLFAKKEMRILMVGLDAAGKTTILYKLKLGEIVTTIPTIGFNVETVEYKNISFTVWDVGGQDKIRPLWRHYFQNTQGLIFVVDSNDRDRVVEARDELHRMLNEDELRDAVLLVFANKQDLPNAMNAAEITDKLGLHSLRQRHWYIQSTCATSGEGLYEGLDWLSSNIASK; encoded by the exons ATGGGGCTCACTTTCGCCAAGCTGTTTAGTCGTCTGTTTGCGAAGAAGGAGATGAGAATCCTGATGGTCGGGCTTGATGCTGCTGGTAAGACGACCATCCTGTACAAGCTCAAGCTTGGAGAGATTGTAACCACCATTCCAACAATCG GATTCAATGTGGAGACTGTCGAATACAAGAACATCAGTTTCACTGTATGGGATGTTGGTGGTCAGGACAAG ATTAGACCTCTGTGGAGGCACTATTTCCAGAACACACAAGGACTTATTTTTGTGGTTGATAGCAATGACCGGGATCGTGTTGTTGAGGCAAGAGATGAACTACACAGGATGCTTAATGAG GATGAACTAAGGGATGCTGTCTTGCTCGTGTTTGCAAACAAACAAGACCTTCCAAATGCAATGAATGCTGCCGAAATCACTGATAAGCTTGGCCTTCATTCTCTCCGTCAGCGACATTG GTATATACAAAGCACTTGTGCTACATCCGGTGAGGGGCTGTATGAAGGGCTTGATTGGCTCTCCAGCAACATTGCTAGCAAG TAA